Proteins encoded within one genomic window of Ottowia sp. SB7-C50:
- a CDS encoding YqgE/AlgH family protein: MADDVQPINLTNHFLIAMPGMDDDTFQRSVVYICEHSERGALGLIINKPGGISLADLFERVELPLARPDLGGQPVFHGGPLQTERGFVLHDPILAEGLPADQSIYASTLTVPGGLEMTTSRDVLEAMSSGGGPRRVLITLGYSSWGEGQLESEIARNSWLTVDANADLVFDAPVEQRYDQALRLLGLESWMLSPDIGHA, translated from the coding sequence ATGGCCGATGATGTGCAGCCGATCAACCTGACAAACCACTTCCTGATCGCCATGCCCGGCATGGACGATGACACCTTCCAGCGCAGTGTGGTCTACATCTGCGAACACAGCGAGCGCGGGGCGCTGGGCCTGATCATCAACAAGCCGGGCGGGATCAGCCTGGCGGATCTGTTCGAGCGGGTCGAGTTGCCCCTGGCGCGGCCTGACCTGGGCGGGCAGCCGGTGTTCCATGGCGGCCCGCTGCAGACCGAGCGCGGTTTCGTGCTGCACGATCCGATCCTGGCCGAAGGCCTGCCGGCCGACCAGTCCATCTACGCCTCCACCCTGACGGTGCCGGGCGGGCTCGAAATGACGACCTCGCGGGACGTGCTGGAGGCCATGTCGTCCGGCGGCGGCCCGCGGCGCGTGCTTATCACGCTGGGCTATTCGTCCTGGGGCGAAGGGCAGTTGGAGTCGGAAATCGCGCGCAACAGCTGGCTTACGGTGGATGCCAATGCCGACCTCGTCTTCGATGCGCCGGTCGAGCAGCGCTACGACCAGGCGCTGCGGCTGCTGGGGCTCGAATCCTGGATGCTGTCGCCCGACATAGGGCACGCCTGA
- a CDS encoding aspartate carbamoyltransferase catalytic subunit has protein sequence MLARRNPQLNRHGELIHLLSTEGLPRDMLTHILDTAAQFVGVSEREVKKVPLLRGKSVFNLFFENSTRTRTTFDIAATRLSADVYTLDIARSSTAKGESLLDTVANLSAMAADIFVVRHSESGAPYLLSQHVAPHVHVVNAGDGRHAHPTQGLLDMYTIRHYKKDFSNLVVAIVGDVLHSRVARSDIHALTTLGAAEVRVVGPRTLVPGDFGPMGVRVCHTLEEGIRDADVVIMLRLQNERMSGALLPSSQEFFQSFGLTPERLRWAKPDAIVMHPGPINRGVEIDSQVVDGRQSVILPQVTFGIAVRMAVLSIVAGNEA, from the coding sequence ATGCTGGCACGACGCAATCCGCAACTCAACCGGCACGGCGAGCTGATCCACCTGCTCAGTACCGAAGGTCTGCCGCGCGACATGCTCACGCACATCCTCGACACCGCCGCGCAGTTCGTTGGCGTGAGCGAGCGCGAGGTCAAGAAAGTGCCGCTGCTGCGCGGCAAGAGCGTGTTTAACCTGTTCTTCGAGAACTCCACCCGCACCCGCACCACCTTCGACATCGCCGCCACGCGCCTGTCGGCCGACGTCTACACGCTCGACATCGCGCGCTCGTCCACCGCCAAGGGCGAATCGCTGCTGGACACGGTGGCCAACCTGTCCGCCATGGCGGCCGACATCTTCGTCGTGCGCCATTCCGAAAGCGGCGCGCCCTACCTGCTGTCGCAGCACGTGGCGCCGCACGTACACGTCGTCAACGCGGGCGACGGCCGCCACGCGCACCCCACGCAGGGGCTGCTCGACATGTACACCATCCGCCACTACAAGAAGGACTTCAGCAACCTGGTGGTGGCCATCGTCGGCGACGTGCTGCATTCGCGCGTGGCGCGCAGCGACATCCACGCGCTGACCACGCTGGGCGCGGCCGAAGTGCGCGTGGTCGGCCCGCGCACGCTGGTGCCGGGCGACTTTGGCCCCATGGGCGTGCGCGTGTGCCATACGCTCGAAGAAGGCATCCGCGACGCCGACGTCGTGATCATGCTGCGCCTGCAGAACGAGCGCATGAGCGGTGCGCTGCTGCCGTCCAGCCAGGAGTTCTTCCAGAGCTTCGGCCTCACGCCCGAGCGCCTGCGTTGGGCCAAGCCCGACGCCATCGTGATGCACCCGGGGCCGATCAACCGCGGCGTCGAGATCGATTCACAGGTCGTCGACGGCCGGCAAAGCGTGATCCTGCCGCAGGTCACCTTCGGCATCGCCGTGCGCATGGCGGTGCTGAGCATCGTGGCGGGGAATGAGGCTTGA
- a CDS encoding Hpt domain-containing protein → MSQSAEHSATDGAPATDLGPLAWVLDESRKSIESASRAIKRFAHDAEAARGVDLTSIDASTLRVARQQLHQVVGALEMVGQSVPAQMVRAMEGAAQRFVTHPEQCTESAAQTLERAGFALIEYLDAQLGERPRPALGLFPQFKQVQEMAGADRIHPADLSTVPWRWIDPVVPAAAHPLAYSPEVRGRLDQRVLKLMKHDDLNAASELSMISLGLAQGESARQPAIFWKLSAGFFEALGQALIPVDLYAKRAASRVLLQFASLARGDQGVSERLAHDLLFFCGQAAPSAPSDAPALAGVRKAWSLDREPPARYDESTFGLYDPSLLVQARRRIEQVKENWSVLAGGDLTRMKACVDQFGLVAESLEKLHEQGRPLAEVLNQTAEHIAQSGKAPHPELAMEMATAVLFLEASFADFRPGDPAFATRMRQLAQRLDSVREGAVAPPLEPWMEDLYRRVSDRQTMGTVVGELRVTLSQVEQHLDQFFRHPADTGPLAPVPGLMGQMRGVLSVLGLDQAATAVGHMRDAVSEFLLQDADVEPARAAGTFERLGNSLGALGFQIDMLAYQPMLARRLFVYDAAAGELRHVSGRLGGSAVAVPPAFDTGTVDMALDIDDVPPEVKPSTELPDTTQPHAAMLGQLDQIATRAALDEKPQLAQVAQRAAEAARARDTAELTGALEALEATASVPVTAPEPTAATAPGDDDLQDDDLLDIFLDEAREVVQGGSEAIEALGSEPGDMAQQTALRRAFHTLKGSSRMVGLAQFGEAAWSMERMMNAWLADEKPVTEDVRSLAADAMRGFDAWVQDIATHGSSDWSAEPFSVAADALRLEGRRLPLRWGPDDATNVLTEQVGYVDAFPASRLDAPGVTDAPQALASFDLPDLELDGAELTDTPVDDEVVSAVPDEVPVAEAIEMFEWDLSDAELSTDSDLALPEVVELDATTLSLAPEPAAEVVALALDAATFADFPDLALPPPPAAPDHRPTEAEPLQLLSHSPAAHDIAAPQASTEATAEPPAVAPPPVSDAADGDALAAGDADLYRQIGDLRISTPLYNVYLNEADEWSRQLITELSEWALELDQPVPERAIARAHSLAGSSATVGFVALSDLARAVEHALQRLHGQPRGTPEQAKVLSDAAEDIRRVLHQFAAGMLKAPHADTLAAVQALEPTQPADSVAAPAQPDGTTTAIFDIAQPRPAPAIAESAVPDTAPRARSIADDIDVTDAVDPDLFPIFEEEAEELLPQLGTALRQWVAHPDQREARAQVLRVLHTLKGSARLAGALRLGEMAHRTESEIEAIGSEQQIGSADLAPLLDHLDELEGGLRHLQSAGEAAPLSATAGVPQAAAELPVPAPEDAASPAADVAAAHQAGVARGDVALPAPLVLTSARAAASQAVRVRSQLLDRLVSQAGEVVTSRARLETEMSQLRGSLGDLTGNLERLRGQLRDVELQAETQMQSRLALSKDTQQGFDPLEFDRFTRMQELTRMMAESVNDVATVQRSLQRAVEASEDDLAAQARQSRELQRDLLRTRMVEFEGLSERLYRVVRYVSKETGKPVRLDIAGGSIEMDRGILERMVPAFEHLLRNCVVHGIEPQSARVDSGKDAVGQIQIDVQQSGNDVSVEFRDDGAGLNLARIRERALQSGLIQADQPLTDAETANLVFLPGLTTATEITELAGRGVGMDVVRSEVQALGGRIETQTRPGHGTSFRLVLPLTTAVTHVVMLRAGSLAVGVPSNLVEIVQRASAADLQQAYGSGTYRYGDEPLPFIWAGALLQSSARSVEPPGRTTPVVIFRSADQRVAVHVDEVLGNQEVVVKSLGPQLSRLPGLVAITALASGAVALIYNPVVLAAIYGAEARALGARASDAPAPERAGDADAPAAPVAFTAASDIPLVLVVDDSITVRRVTQRLLQREGYRVALAADGLQGLEKLQGERPVVVLSDIEMPRMDGFDFVRNIRADSQLSDLPVIMITSRIAEKHREHARDLGVDHYLGKPYAEDELLGLIKGYVRARAGRAAV, encoded by the coding sequence ATGAGCCAGTCCGCCGAACACAGCGCAACAGATGGCGCTCCCGCCACCGACCTGGGCCCGCTGGCCTGGGTGCTGGATGAATCGCGCAAGTCCATCGAATCGGCCAGCCGAGCCATCAAGCGCTTTGCCCACGACGCCGAAGCCGCGCGCGGCGTCGATCTGACTTCGATCGACGCCAGCACCTTGCGCGTGGCGCGCCAGCAGTTGCATCAGGTGGTCGGCGCGCTGGAGATGGTGGGGCAATCGGTGCCTGCCCAGATGGTGCGTGCGATGGAAGGCGCGGCGCAGCGCTTTGTCACGCATCCCGAGCAATGCACCGAAAGCGCCGCGCAGACGCTGGAGCGCGCTGGCTTCGCCTTGATCGAATACCTGGACGCGCAGTTGGGTGAGCGCCCGCGCCCGGCGCTGGGGCTGTTTCCCCAATTCAAGCAAGTCCAGGAAATGGCCGGCGCGGACCGGATTCATCCAGCCGACCTGTCGACTGTGCCCTGGCGGTGGATTGACCCCGTGGTGCCCGCCGCGGCGCACCCGTTGGCATACAGCCCCGAGGTCCGCGGGCGCCTGGATCAGCGCGTGCTCAAGCTGATGAAGCACGACGATCTGAATGCGGCGTCCGAACTCAGCATGATCAGCCTGGGGCTGGCGCAAGGCGAAAGCGCCCGCCAGCCCGCCATTTTCTGGAAGCTGTCAGCGGGTTTTTTCGAGGCGCTGGGCCAGGCGCTGATTCCCGTCGATCTGTATGCCAAGCGCGCCGCGTCACGCGTGCTGCTGCAATTCGCCTCGCTGGCGCGCGGTGATCAGGGCGTGTCGGAGCGCCTGGCGCACGACCTCCTGTTTTTCTGCGGCCAGGCCGCCCCATCGGCGCCGTCTGATGCACCCGCATTGGCGGGCGTGCGAAAGGCCTGGTCGCTGGACCGTGAACCTCCTGCGCGCTACGACGAGTCCACCTTCGGCCTGTATGACCCGTCGCTGCTGGTCCAGGCCCGGCGGCGGATCGAGCAGGTCAAGGAAAACTGGTCCGTGCTGGCCGGCGGTGATCTGACGCGCATGAAAGCGTGCGTCGACCAGTTCGGCCTGGTGGCCGAATCGCTCGAGAAGCTGCATGAGCAAGGCCGACCGCTGGCAGAAGTGCTCAACCAGACGGCGGAGCACATTGCGCAGTCGGGCAAGGCGCCCCATCCCGAACTTGCCATGGAGATGGCGACCGCGGTGCTGTTCCTCGAAGCCTCGTTTGCCGACTTCCGGCCCGGCGACCCTGCCTTTGCCACGCGCATGCGCCAGCTGGCGCAGCGCCTGGATTCGGTGCGCGAGGGCGCCGTGGCGCCGCCCCTTGAGCCGTGGATGGAGGATCTGTATCGCCGCGTGAGCGATCGCCAGACCATGGGCACGGTGGTGGGTGAGCTGCGCGTCACGCTGAGCCAGGTCGAGCAGCACCTGGACCAGTTCTTCCGCCACCCGGCGGACACCGGCCCGCTCGCGCCCGTGCCCGGCCTCATGGGCCAGATGCGGGGCGTGCTGTCGGTGCTGGGGCTTGATCAGGCCGCCACCGCGGTCGGCCACATGCGCGATGCGGTGAGCGAGTTTCTGTTGCAGGATGCGGACGTCGAGCCCGCCCGCGCGGCGGGCACCTTCGAACGGCTGGGCAACAGCCTGGGCGCCCTGGGCTTTCAGATCGACATGCTGGCTTACCAGCCCATGCTCGCACGCCGGTTGTTCGTGTACGACGCCGCCGCGGGCGAGTTGCGGCATGTGTCCGGGCGCCTGGGCGGTTCTGCCGTGGCCGTGCCGCCCGCCTTCGACACGGGCACCGTGGACATGGCGCTCGACATCGACGACGTGCCGCCAGAGGTCAAGCCGTCGACCGAGCTGCCCGACACGACCCAGCCGCACGCAGCGATGCTCGGTCAACTGGACCAGATCGCCACCCGGGCGGCGCTGGATGAAAAGCCGCAGCTGGCGCAGGTCGCACAACGCGCCGCGGAGGCCGCGCGCGCGCGCGACACCGCGGAACTGACGGGCGCGCTGGAGGCTCTCGAGGCCACGGCCAGCGTGCCTGTGACCGCACCTGAACCCACCGCGGCGACCGCGCCGGGTGACGACGACCTGCAGGACGACGACCTGCTCGACATCTTCCTCGATGAAGCACGCGAGGTGGTGCAGGGCGGCAGTGAAGCGATTGAGGCGCTGGGCAGCGAGCCTGGCGACATGGCGCAGCAAACGGCGCTGCGCCGGGCGTTCCACACGCTCAAGGGCAGCTCGCGCATGGTGGGCCTGGCGCAGTTTGGCGAGGCGGCCTGGTCCATGGAGCGCATGATGAACGCGTGGCTGGCAGATGAGAAGCCCGTGACGGAAGACGTGCGCTCGCTGGCGGCCGACGCGATGCGCGGCTTCGACGCCTGGGTGCAGGACATCGCGACCCATGGCAGCTCGGACTGGAGCGCCGAGCCGTTTTCGGTCGCCGCCGATGCGCTGCGACTGGAGGGTCGGCGCCTGCCCTTGCGCTGGGGCCCGGATGATGCGACGAATGTGCTGACGGAACAGGTAGGCTATGTGGACGCCTTCCCGGCGAGCCGTCTCGACGCGCCTGGCGTGACCGATGCCCCGCAAGCCCTCGCGTCCTTTGACCTGCCGGATCTGGAGCTGGACGGTGCGGAACTGACGGATACGCCTGTGGATGACGAGGTGGTATCGGCGGTGCCCGATGAGGTGCCAGTGGCCGAGGCCATCGAAATGTTCGAATGGGACCTCTCCGATGCCGAACTGAGCACGGACAGCGACCTTGCGTTGCCGGAGGTGGTAGAGCTCGATGCGACGACGCTGTCCCTGGCGCCTGAACCGGCGGCAGAAGTGGTTGCACTGGCGCTCGACGCCGCCACTTTCGCGGATTTTCCCGACCTGGCGCTGCCACCCCCGCCCGCGGCGCCGGATCATCGTCCGACCGAGGCCGAGCCGCTCCAACTCCTGAGCCACTCGCCGGCAGCGCACGACATCGCTGCGCCGCAGGCTTCTACCGAAGCGACGGCTGAACCTCCGGCTGTCGCCCCGCCGCCAGTGTCGGATGCGGCGGACGGTGACGCGCTGGCCGCCGGCGATGCCGACCTGTACCGGCAAATTGGCGACCTGCGCATCAGCACGCCGCTCTACAACGTTTATCTGAACGAAGCGGACGAATGGTCGCGCCAGCTGATCACCGAGCTGTCGGAATGGGCGCTGGAACTCGATCAGCCCGTGCCCGAGCGCGCCATCGCGCGGGCGCACTCGCTGGCCGGCAGTTCGGCGACGGTAGGTTTCGTGGCGCTGTCGGATCTGGCGCGCGCGGTGGAACATGCCTTGCAGCGCCTGCATGGCCAGCCACGTGGCACGCCCGAGCAGGCGAAGGTGCTGTCCGACGCGGCCGAAGACATTCGCCGCGTGCTCCATCAGTTCGCGGCCGGCATGCTCAAGGCGCCGCACGCCGATACCCTGGCGGCCGTTCAGGCGCTGGAGCCGACCCAGCCCGCTGACAGCGTTGCCGCGCCTGCGCAGCCCGATGGGACGACCACCGCCATCTTCGACATCGCGCAGCCACGGCCGGCGCCCGCCATCGCCGAATCGGCGGTGCCCGACACCGCGCCCCGTGCCCGCTCGATTGCCGATGACATCGACGTCACCGATGCGGTCGATCCGGACCTGTTCCCCATCTTTGAGGAAGAGGCCGAAGAACTGCTGCCGCAACTGGGCACCGCGCTGCGCCAATGGGTGGCGCACCCTGACCAACGCGAGGCGCGTGCGCAGGTGCTGCGCGTGCTGCACACGCTGAAGGGCAGCGCACGCTTGGCCGGGGCCTTACGGTTGGGCGAAATGGCGCATCGCACGGAATCCGAGATCGAAGCCATCGGCAGCGAACAGCAGATCGGCTCGGCCGATCTGGCGCCCTTGCTCGATCACCTGGACGAGCTGGAAGGGGGCTTGCGTCACCTGCAATCCGCAGGCGAGGCCGCGCCGCTCTCCGCCACCGCGGGCGTGCCGCAGGCGGCGGCCGAATTACCGGTGCCGGCGCCGGAGGATGCGGCGTCGCCTGCGGCCGATGTCGCTGCAGCCCATCAAGCCGGCGTGGCACGCGGTGACGTGGCCCTGCCGGCGCCACTGGTGCTGACCTCGGCACGTGCGGCTGCCAGCCAGGCGGTGCGGGTGCGCTCGCAACTGCTCGACCGCCTGGTGTCGCAGGCGGGCGAGGTCGTCACCTCGCGCGCGCGGCTGGAAACCGAGATGAGTCAGTTGCGTGGCTCGCTGGGCGACCTCACCGGCAACCTCGAGCGCCTGCGCGGCCAGCTGCGCGACGTCGAACTGCAGGCCGAGACGCAGATGCAGTCGCGGCTGGCACTCAGCAAGGACACGCAGCAGGGCTTTGACCCGCTGGAGTTCGACCGCTTCACCCGCATGCAGGAGCTGACCCGCATGATGGCCGAGTCGGTCAACGACGTGGCCACCGTGCAGCGCAGTCTGCAGCGCGCCGTCGAGGCCAGCGAGGACGACCTGGCGGCCCAGGCGCGGCAATCGCGCGAGCTGCAGCGCGATTTGCTGCGCACGCGCATGGTCGAGTTCGAAGGGCTGTCCGAGCGCCTGTACCGCGTGGTGCGTTATGTGTCGAAGGAAACCGGCAAGCCGGTGCGGCTGGACATCGCCGGCGGCAGCATCGAAATGGACCGCGGCATCCTGGAGCGCATGGTGCCGGCATTCGAGCACCTGTTGCGCAATTGCGTGGTGCATGGCATCGAGCCGCAGTCCGCGCGTGTCGACAGCGGCAAGGACGCCGTGGGTCAGATCCAGATCGACGTGCAGCAGTCCGGCAACGACGTCTCGGTTGAATTCCGCGACGACGGCGCGGGCCTCAACCTGGCGCGCATCCGCGAACGTGCCCTGCAATCGGGCCTGATCCAGGCCGATCAGCCGCTCACCGATGCGGAAACGGCCAACCTGGTGTTCCTGCCGGGCCTGACCACCGCCACCGAAATCACCGAGCTGGCCGGCCGCGGCGTCGGCATGGACGTGGTGCGCAGCGAGGTGCAGGCGCTTGGCGGCCGCATCGAGACGCAGACCCGACCCGGCCACGGCACCAGCTTCCGCCTGGTGCTGCCGCTCACCACGGCGGTGACGCACGTGGTCATGCTGCGCGCGGGCTCGCTCGCGGTGGGCGTGCCGTCCAATCTGGTCGAGATCGTGCAGCGCGCCAGCGCCGCCGACCTGCAGCAGGCCTATGGCAGCGGCACCTACCGCTATGGCGACGAACCATTGCCGTTCATCTGGGCTGGGGCGCTGCTGCAAAGTTCGGCGCGCAGCGTCGAGCCGCCCGGCCGCACCACGCCGGTGGTCATCTTCCGCTCGGCCGACCAGCGCGTGGCCGTACACGTCGACGAAGTGCTGGGCAACCAGGAAGTGGTGGTGAAGTCGCTGGGGCCGCAGCTGTCGCGCCTGCCTGGGCTGGTGGCCATCACGGCGCTGGCCTCGGGTGCGGTGGCGCTCATCTACAACCCCGTGGTGCTGGCGGCCATCTACGGGGCCGAGGCCCGCGCGCTGGGTGCACGCGCGAGCGATGCGCCCGCGCCCGAGCGCGCAGGCGATGCCGATGCGCCGGCCGCGCCCGTGGCGTTCACCGCGGCGTCGGACATTCCGCTGGTGCTTGTGGTCGACGATTCCATCACCGTGCGCCGCGTCACGCAGCGCCTGCTGCAGCGCGAAGGCTACCGCGTGGCGCTGGCCGCCGATGGCTTGCAGGGCCTCGAAAAGCTGCAGGGCGAACGGCCCGTCGTGGTGCTGTCCGACATCGAAATGCCGCGCATGGACGGCTTCGACTTCGTGCGCAACATCCGCGCCGACAGCCAGCTGAGCGACCTGCCGGTCATCATGATCACCTCGCGCATCGCTGAAAAGCACCGCGAGCACGCGCGTGACCTGGGCGTCGACCATTACCTGGGCAAGCCGTACGCCGAAGACGAGCTGCTCGGCCTCATCAAGGGCTACGTGCGCGCCAGGGCCGGCCGGGCCGCCGTCTGA
- the ruvX gene encoding Holliday junction resolvase RuvX: protein MPADLPAPLDVPARLGSFLAFDFGLKRTGVAVGNRLTRTATPQPTIRAEGDARWAPIESRLAEWQPDALVVGVPLHPDGAAHENTARARKFARQLRGRFGLPVYEVDERYSTTEAHAAGARDADAAAAAIILEQFLRSLP from the coding sequence ATGCCCGCCGACCTGCCCGCGCCGCTTGACGTCCCCGCCCGCCTTGGCAGTTTTCTGGCTTTCGATTTCGGGCTCAAGCGCACCGGCGTGGCGGTCGGCAACCGGCTGACCCGCACCGCCACGCCGCAGCCCACCATCCGCGCCGAGGGCGACGCGCGCTGGGCGCCCATCGAAAGTCGGCTGGCCGAATGGCAGCCCGACGCGCTGGTGGTGGGCGTGCCGCTGCATCCCGACGGCGCCGCACACGAAAACACGGCGCGCGCGCGCAAATTCGCACGCCAGTTGCGCGGTCGCTTCGGCCTGCCGGTGTATGAAGTGGACGAGCGCTACAGCACGACAGAGGCGCATGCCGCGGGCGCACGCGACGCCGACGCCGCCGCGGCCGCCATCATTCTTGAGCAGTTTCTGAGGAGTCTTCCATGA